From a region of the Paenibacillus sp. FSL R10-2734 genome:
- a CDS encoding TIR domain-containing protein translates to MTKPKLFIGSSRESIRYARAIHEQLKRDAEVHPWYANAFRANEYTMEALERNLDESDFAVFVFSPDDVAKIRGKFYYVTRDNTGFEMGLFWARLRRSRVFCLVPDQVTARDDLIPGENVEEYHLLSDLSGITSLEYEVHHDNPTAAVDVSCGKIIDSIQERGRFSDPVKDLEQLKMDLRRKESILHFFWQYNSNVTISGDGEKYHALSEAIRNSFLPPKHCRVIGAAIWQAQENERLVQVGGNVGRGHSYSLTVTKENEKQPSVVDAFLSSKWTFFQRTEVAEVYILCYPLGKKYVLSVHFSGSDGLSADGLKAVVGNNQDLFRTINHLVGEDSA, encoded by the coding sequence GTGACTAAACCAAAGCTATTCATTGGATCTTCCAGGGAATCCATACGTTATGCAAGAGCGATTCATGAGCAGCTGAAGAGGGATGCTGAAGTACATCCTTGGTATGCCAATGCCTTTCGTGCGAATGAATATACGATGGAGGCACTGGAGAGAAATTTGGATGAAAGTGATTTTGCTGTATTTGTGTTCTCGCCTGATGATGTCGCCAAAATACGCGGTAAATTTTATTATGTGACCCGCGATAATACGGGATTTGAGATGGGTTTGTTTTGGGCTAGATTACGACGCAGTCGTGTGTTTTGCCTAGTTCCAGACCAGGTTACTGCCCGTGACGATTTGATCCCTGGAGAAAACGTGGAAGAGTATCATCTGCTATCTGATTTGTCTGGGATTACGTCTTTAGAGTATGAAGTGCATCATGATAATCCTACGGCTGCTGTGGATGTAAGCTGTGGTAAGATTATCGATAGTATTCAAGAGCGCGGTAGATTTAGTGACCCGGTTAAAGATTTAGAGCAGCTAAAGATGGATTTAAGGCGCAAAGAGAGTATCCTTCATTTTTTTTGGCAATATAATAGTAATGTGACCATCTCTGGAGATGGAGAGAAGTATCACGCACTCAGTGAGGCGATACGCAATTCCTTTTTACCTCCGAAGCATTGTCGTGTGATCGGTGCTGCTATCTGGCAGGCTCAAGAGAACGAACGGCTTGTGCAGGTGGGGGGGAATGTCGGACGTGGTCACTCTTATTCCTTAACAGTAACGAAAGAGAATGAGAAGCAGCCTAGTGTGGTGGATGCATTTTTATCGAGTAAATGGACTTTTTTTCAACGCACGGAAGTTGCGGAGGTATATATCCTATGCTATCCTCTAGGTAAGAAGTATGTTCTTTCCGTACATTTTTCAGGAAGTGATGGATTATCTGCGGATGGTCTTAAGGCGGTAGTTGGGAATAATCAGGATTTATTCCGTACCATCAATCATTTAGTAGGGGAGGATTCAGCATGA
- a CDS encoding glutamine--tRNA ligase/YqeY domain fusion protein has product MNNNGPVVIPESYIDRLIQEELEAGTYSRDICTRFPPEPNGYLHIGSAYAIHTNYTTAKKYGGTFNLRFDDTNPLKEDLEYVNAIREDMLWMGYPPDHTFYGSDYSEKIYNSAVMLIRKGKAYVCDLSPEEVTAYRGTLTEPGKNSPYRERSVEENLTLFTEMRNGVYPTGARVLRAKIDMSSPNINLRDPIIYRIIHAEHYRTGNDWCIYPMYDFAHPIQDAIEGITHSLCSIEFKDHRPLYEWVLNELDTPEPPKQREFGRVNITGVVTSKRYIRQLVTGQYVDGWDDPRLPTLRGLRRRGFTPESIRNFVKEIGFVRHSTIVDIAMLEHALRQDLKAKAPSVMAVLKPLKVVITNYPEDQSEWLKIENNSEDKTLGEREVPFSRTLYIEQEDFMEEPPKGYHRLTIGNEVRLKGAYFLKCNEVIKNEATGEILELRCTYDPRTKSGSGFNERKVKATIHWVSAEHAIKADVHLYERLLKDNDGPKEDDEGWDAYLNPDSLTILKDCLLEPSMESALPEDKFQFIRHGFFCVDKKYSTADKLVLNRIVPLKDTWKKNS; this is encoded by the coding sequence ATGAACAACAATGGACCAGTAGTAATACCAGAAAGTTATATCGATAGATTAATTCAAGAAGAGCTCGAGGCTGGAACTTACAGTAGAGACATTTGCACCAGATTCCCACCGGAACCTAACGGATATCTCCATATTGGCAGTGCGTATGCCATTCACACGAACTATACGACTGCGAAGAAATATGGCGGGACATTTAATTTGCGGTTCGATGACACTAATCCTTTAAAAGAGGATCTGGAGTATGTAAATGCTATTCGCGAAGATATGCTATGGATGGGCTACCCACCGGACCATACTTTCTATGGATCAGACTATTCGGAAAAAATATACAATAGCGCAGTAATGCTAATCCGAAAAGGAAAAGCCTATGTCTGCGATTTATCACCTGAAGAGGTGACAGCTTATAGAGGTACGCTTACCGAGCCGGGAAAGAACAGTCCTTACCGGGAACGTTCTGTGGAAGAGAATTTGACCTTATTCACGGAAATGCGGAATGGAGTTTATCCGACTGGAGCCAGAGTATTACGCGCCAAAATAGATATGAGCTCACCTAATATCAATTTGCGTGACCCGATAATCTACCGGATCATCCATGCGGAGCATTATAGAACGGGCAACGATTGGTGCATCTATCCAATGTATGATTTTGCCCATCCTATTCAAGATGCTATCGAAGGGATTACACACTCCTTATGCTCGATTGAGTTCAAGGATCATCGACCACTGTATGAGTGGGTGCTGAATGAGCTGGATACCCCTGAGCCTCCAAAACAAAGGGAGTTTGGACGAGTAAACATCACTGGCGTCGTCACTAGCAAACGGTATATTAGACAACTGGTTACAGGACAATATGTGGACGGATGGGATGATCCAAGACTTCCAACACTTCGTGGACTGCGGAGAAGAGGTTTTACGCCTGAGAGTATTCGGAATTTTGTGAAGGAAATCGGATTTGTTAGACATAGCACCATTGTGGATATTGCCATGTTAGAGCATGCGCTTAGACAAGATTTGAAGGCGAAGGCTCCTAGCGTGATGGCCGTTCTCAAGCCCCTAAAAGTGGTCATTACTAACTATCCTGAGGATCAAAGCGAATGGCTGAAGATTGAGAATAACAGCGAGGATAAGACACTAGGGGAAAGAGAGGTTCCCTTTTCACGGACGCTCTATATTGAACAAGAGGATTTCATGGAGGAGCCGCCTAAAGGTTATCACAGGCTGACTATTGGTAATGAAGTAAGGCTGAAGGGTGCTTATTTCTTGAAGTGTAATGAAGTAATCAAGAATGAAGCAACCGGAGAAATCCTTGAGCTTCGCTGCACCTACGATCCGAGAACGAAGAGTGGAAGTGGATTTAATGAACGCAAGGTCAAGGCAACTATTCATTGGGTATCGGCAGAACATGCGATCAAAGCAGATGTTCATCTATACGAGCGGCTGCTAAAAGATAACGACGGACCTAAAGAAGACGATGAGGGCTGGGACGCGTATCTTAATCCAGATTCCTTAACAATTCTGAAGGATTGCTTGCTGGAGCCTTCCATGGAAAGTGCACTTCCAGAAGATAAATTTCAATTCATCCGGCATGGATTCTTCTGTGTGGATAAAAAGTATAGCACAGCTGATAAGCTGGTCCTGAATCGAATTGTACCGCTGAAGGACACATGGAAGAAAAATTCGTAA
- a CDS encoding tetratricopeptide repeat protein, translating into MTGNEEQRYRFSEAPIWELQRAYYEEQGLKAWNNDQVPQYITSNPMIATAYAEMIFGFLQDRAGQGHLSETVTILELGAGAGRLAFHILKKLCEIIDYAGTPLPPFRYVMSDLPAKNITSWQQHPSLLPFVKKGILDFARFDAVEDTELHLVHAKLSIRPGDLQQPLLLVANYFFDSIPQELIYVDEGKIYECEVSIQYSEEADSDNPSDVLGTIIPQYHYRRAASYEDPTYPYHDVIKLYQQTLEDSHILFPVVGLSCLERLARLSTEGFVLLTADKGDHRIENWQFAEPPMLIHHGSFSLTANYHAIQHMLDQKGAHSLFTAHHYKNLNIGCILMLDAPMSYTNTRLGYKRFIERFGPDDFFSMKEWMDQQLDTMGLQQILAFWRLGGYDAEWFIHSAEQISELLPDASDEEMLDLQRGIQLMWTGYYPMEQSYDLSLDAGLLLYEMDKFEEALVYLERSMHANTEDPLASVLYSMAICNYELGAEAAALEYAHKALAVEPDNEVVLELITALREE; encoded by the coding sequence ATGACAGGTAATGAAGAACAGCGATATCGATTCAGTGAAGCACCCATTTGGGAATTGCAGCGGGCTTATTATGAAGAACAGGGATTAAAGGCTTGGAATAATGATCAGGTCCCGCAATATATTACGAGCAATCCTATGATTGCGACAGCATACGCAGAGATGATCTTCGGATTCCTGCAAGATCGGGCTGGACAAGGACATCTCTCTGAAACAGTTACCATACTGGAGCTGGGGGCAGGAGCGGGTCGATTAGCGTTCCATATCCTTAAGAAGCTATGCGAAATCATAGATTACGCAGGGACTCCGCTTCCTCCTTTTCGTTATGTGATGAGTGATTTACCCGCTAAAAATATAACCAGCTGGCAGCAGCACCCAAGCTTACTTCCATTCGTAAAGAAGGGGATACTGGATTTCGCACGTTTTGATGCTGTAGAGGATACTGAACTGCATTTAGTACACGCTAAGCTCAGCATTAGACCGGGTGATTTACAGCAGCCACTGCTGCTTGTAGCCAATTATTTTTTTGACAGTATCCCGCAGGAATTGATTTATGTGGATGAAGGAAAAATATATGAATGTGAGGTATCGATTCAGTATTCAGAGGAGGCAGATTCGGATAACCCCTCAGATGTACTCGGTACAATCATCCCGCAGTACCATTATCGCCGTGCGGCTAGTTACGAAGATCCGACCTACCCCTATCACGATGTTATAAAGCTCTACCAGCAGACGCTGGAGGATTCGCATATTCTGTTTCCAGTGGTGGGGCTTTCGTGTCTGGAGCGGCTTGCGAGGTTGTCTACAGAGGGGTTCGTACTCCTGACGGCGGATAAGGGAGATCACCGTATAGAGAATTGGCAATTTGCGGAGCCGCCGATGCTTATTCATCATGGAAGCTTCTCCTTAACGGCAAACTATCATGCGATTCAGCATATGTTGGACCAAAAAGGGGCGCACTCCTTATTTACCGCTCACCATTATAAAAACTTGAACATCGGATGTATTCTTATGCTGGATGCACCGATGAGCTATACGAACACTCGGTTAGGTTATAAACGGTTTATAGAGCGCTTTGGCCCGGATGATTTCTTCAGTATGAAGGAATGGATGGATCAGCAATTAGATACGATGGGGCTGCAGCAAATTTTGGCCTTTTGGCGCTTAGGTGGCTATGATGCAGAATGGTTTATCCATAGTGCTGAACAGATCTCGGAGCTGTTGCCGGATGCCAGTGATGAAGAAATGCTGGATCTTCAGCGTGGTATACAGTTGATGTGGACGGGCTACTATCCGATGGAACAGAGCTACGATCTATCGCTGGACGCTGGATTACTGCTGTATGAAATGGATAAGTTCGAGGAGGCGTTAGTCTACCTAGAGCGGTCTATGCATGCCAATACGGAAGATCCATTAGCATCTGTTCTTTATAGTATGGCGATTTGTAACTACGAGCTTGGAGCTGAAGCTGCTGCACTGGAATACGCGCATAAAGCTTTGGCTGTAGAGCCGGATAATGAAGTGGTTTTGGAACTGATAACGGCTCTGCGCGAGGAATAA
- a CDS encoding N-acetylmuramoyl-L-alanine amidase, which yields MNKMIGVTLLAACLLGTAAPQPAEAKTTTGGYTAQVYASSLNVRNEPAKNATVVGSIKNGAKVTVTEDQHGWLKVKTGNTSGWVAGYYLKKVNSNSQQTSASRTSVTSNTSTTSTSTSASSRTTKATVTADSLRIRSGPGTQYKVLGSLKAQDTVALLLHQNDWARIRTANGNIGWVAEQYIRSGTSVSSTSSTKSTSRTGNLRGKLIVVDPGHGGSDPGMLGTTYNTMEKDLNLQTAFYVRDALVAKGARVEMTRTREDQKPTLARRVQMSEALNADAFVSIHYNSSPKKVSGTLTFFYSESDDLRLARSIETRLGQGIGLKSNGLSFGDYHILRENRIPATLVELGFLTNPTDEALVRKSSYQKKAAKAIADGVADYFK from the coding sequence ATGAACAAAATGATAGGTGTCACACTACTTGCGGCATGCCTTTTAGGTACGGCAGCGCCACAACCTGCTGAAGCTAAGACAACCACGGGTGGTTATACTGCTCAGGTATACGCGAGTTCTTTAAATGTACGCAATGAGCCAGCAAAGAATGCAACTGTTGTGGGATCTATTAAGAACGGAGCAAAGGTAACTGTTACTGAGGATCAGCACGGGTGGTTAAAGGTTAAGACGGGGAACACCTCTGGCTGGGTAGCGGGCTATTACCTTAAAAAGGTGAACAGCAACTCCCAGCAAACAAGCGCTTCTCGAACATCTGTTACTTCCAACACCAGTACTACCTCCACCTCGACCAGCGCTTCGAGTAGAACCACAAAGGCTACAGTTACAGCTGACTCCTTGCGCATCCGAAGCGGTCCGGGAACACAATATAAGGTGCTCGGTTCTTTAAAGGCTCAGGATACGGTTGCCCTTCTCCTTCATCAGAACGATTGGGCACGAATTCGAACTGCTAACGGTAATATCGGATGGGTCGCTGAGCAATATATTCGAAGTGGCACTTCAGTAAGCAGCACGAGCAGCACAAAGTCCACCTCGCGCACAGGTAATCTGCGAGGAAAGTTAATCGTCGTGGATCCTGGTCATGGCGGCAGTGATCCGGGGATGCTCGGCACTACATATAACACCATGGAAAAGGATTTGAATCTGCAAACAGCATTTTATGTTCGCGATGCCCTTGTAGCTAAAGGTGCACGGGTAGAGATGACGCGTACTCGGGAAGATCAGAAGCCTACGCTCGCTCGGCGTGTTCAGATGAGTGAGGCGCTGAATGCAGATGCATTTGTAAGCATACATTATAATTCTTCTCCAAAAAAAGTGTCCGGGACACTAACCTTCTTTTATTCCGAATCAGATGATCTGAGGCTGGCACGGTCGATTGAAACCCGGCTGGGGCAAGGCATCGGTCTAAAGAGCAACGGGTTGTCCTTTGGTGATTACCACATCCTGAGGGAGAATAGAATTCCAGCTACTTTAGTTGAGCTTGGATTTCTTACCAATCCTACAGACGAGGCCCTTGTCCGCAAGTCCTCCTATCAGAAAAAAGCGGCTAAAGCGATCGCCGATGGCGTAGCCGATTATTTTAAATAA
- a CDS encoding copper amine oxidase N-terminal domain-containing protein — protein sequence MNHIKESLQRLGKIRAYVIGLLVILFAAGSAVTPTSVSAAVQLGTQIMPLSYGGYYVLFPGKLAPYFKSGKLMVPIRAFSSAIGAELLYDALTNSVTVSLLDRSVGKIKAGQLEAEFNGETEDSLGIAPEIKDGILFVPASPILEGLKTFRWETQFNNVNKLTLGIGARKGEEWAKPEADRALAPYPVETTAHPYPLYPFVLTQAQAGKDYRLTLGVQNTSGFVIPEGNAELELVSVDRKGNSYHQTLKGPDSLTSKAASLSFSVSIPEEAEYVIFRSRTLRAD from the coding sequence ATGAATCATATTAAGGAGTCCTTACAACGATTAGGGAAGATAAGAGCATATGTCATAGGTCTATTAGTGATCCTGTTCGCCGCGGGTTCTGCGGTTACACCTACATCGGTGTCGGCGGCTGTCCAGTTAGGGACTCAGATAATGCCACTGTCATACGGGGGGTATTACGTCCTTTTTCCAGGTAAACTCGCTCCTTATTTTAAATCAGGTAAATTAATGGTGCCGATTCGGGCGTTCTCGAGTGCGATTGGTGCAGAATTGCTCTATGACGCATTAACGAATAGTGTTACTGTTTCGCTACTGGATCGATCGGTTGGGAAGATTAAAGCAGGGCAGCTAGAGGCAGAATTTAATGGGGAGACAGAAGATTCATTAGGGATCGCCCCAGAGATTAAGGATGGAATCCTGTTTGTTCCAGCATCCCCTATTCTAGAGGGGTTAAAGACATTTCGCTGGGAAACTCAGTTCAATAACGTGAATAAATTAACCCTTGGCATTGGCGCTAGGAAAGGGGAGGAATGGGCGAAGCCTGAGGCAGATCGTGCGCTTGCTCCTTATCCAGTGGAAACGACAGCACATCCTTATCCTTTATATCCTTTTGTGCTGACACAGGCTCAAGCTGGGAAAGACTACAGACTAACCTTAGGCGTGCAAAATACCTCCGGATTCGTCATCCCTGAAGGGAATGCGGAGCTGGAGCTGGTGAGTGTGGATCGTAAAGGGAATTCTTATCATCAAACGTTGAAGGGACCCGATTCGCTGACCTCCAAGGCAGCATCGTTATCTTTTTCCGTTTCCATTCCAGAAGAGGCTGAATACGTCATTTTTAGGTCACGTACATTGAGAGCGGATTAA
- a CDS encoding DUF2933 domain-containing protein, protein MNWAWLVTLICPLMMIFMMFGLGGKHGHGHGSRKQASADYQELQKELNDLKMQNEQMRKDIQSLTS, encoded by the coding sequence ATGAATTGGGCTTGGTTAGTCACTTTGATTTGTCCCTTAATGATGATATTTATGATGTTTGGACTGGGCGGGAAACACGGACATGGACATGGATCGAGAAAGCAAGCATCAGCTGATTATCAGGAGCTTCAGAAAGAGCTGAATGATCTGAAAATGCAGAACGAACAAATGAGAAAAGATATTCAAAGTTTAACTTCATAA
- a CDS encoding oxalate decarboxylase family bicupin, which yields MTDAGQDSPRKTNIPQPIRSDGAGGLDKGPRDIMRDLENPDMFVPPVTDAGLVPNLKFSFSDAHMQLNHGGWSREVTVRDLPIATTLAGVNMSLTPGGVRELHWHQQAEWSYMLLGRARITAVDQNGRNFIADVGPGDLWYFPPGIPHSIQGLEEGCEFLLVFDDGSFSDLNTLSISDWFAHTPKEVLSANFGVPAAAFDSIPNEQVYIYQDQVPGSLQSQKVEPPYGEIPQSFKHSLLAQPPLKTPGGSVRIVDSSNFQISKTVAAALVEIEPGGMRELHWHPNNDEWQYYLAGKGRMTVFAGNGVARTFNYRAGDVGYVPFAFGHYIQNTGDDSLWFLEMFKSDRFADVSLNQWMALTPHELVQSNLNVGPEVMNALRKVKWPVVKYPK from the coding sequence ATGACCGATGCTGGACAGGATTCGCCAAGAAAGACAAATATCCCCCAGCCCATTCGAAGCGATGGCGCAGGGGGATTAGATAAAGGACCACGTGATATTATGCGGGATTTGGAGAATCCGGACATGTTTGTCCCTCCCGTGACCGATGCCGGTCTCGTCCCTAATTTAAAATTCTCTTTCTCCGATGCGCATATGCAGCTTAATCATGGTGGCTGGTCGAGAGAGGTGACGGTCAGAGACCTCCCCATCGCCACAACACTAGCTGGCGTAAACATGAGCCTAACCCCTGGCGGAGTACGTGAACTCCATTGGCACCAACAAGCAGAATGGTCCTATATGCTGTTAGGTCGAGCTCGAATTACAGCGGTGGATCAAAATGGTCGAAACTTCATAGCAGATGTAGGACCTGGTGACCTATGGTATTTCCCCCCGGGTATCCCCCACTCTATACAAGGTCTTGAAGAAGGCTGTGAGTTTCTGCTTGTATTCGACGATGGAAGTTTTTCTGATCTGAATACCTTGTCCATTTCCGATTGGTTTGCCCATACTCCGAAAGAAGTGCTTTCGGCTAACTTCGGGGTGCCTGCTGCTGCATTTGACTCCATTCCCAACGAACAGGTCTATATTTATCAGGATCAGGTTCCCGGTTCATTGCAAAGTCAGAAGGTAGAACCTCCATACGGAGAGATCCCGCAAAGCTTTAAACATTCGTTACTGGCTCAACCTCCGCTAAAGACTCCCGGCGGGAGCGTTAGAATTGTCGATTCTAGTAACTTTCAGATCTCCAAAACCGTCGCTGCCGCATTAGTAGAAATTGAACCCGGTGGGATGAGAGAGCTTCACTGGCATCCGAATAACGATGAATGGCAATATTATCTTGCTGGAAAAGGACGCATGACCGTGTTTGCTGGAAATGGTGTAGCACGTACCTTCAATTACAGAGCAGGCGATGTCGGGTATGTCCCTTTTGCATTTGGACATTATATTCAGAATACAGGCGACGACTCCTTATGGTTCCTTGAAATGTTTAAAAGTGACCGATTTGCCGATGTATCTCTGAACCAATGGATGGCTCTAACTCCCCATGAATTGGTTCAAAGTAACCTGAACGTAGGACCAGAGGTTATGAATGCTTTACGAAAAGTGAAATGGCCTGTCGTAAAATACCCTAAGTAA
- a CDS encoding Nramp family divalent metal transporter, producing MLEQTLVEQPHIKQHKNSISAQAVLNGETKGIKRLLPFLGPAFIAAVAYLDPGNFATNITAGSKYGYLLLWVIVASNLMAVLIQALSAKLGIATGKNLPEIAHDRFPKSVSIFLWIQSELVIIATDLAEFIGAALGLYLLFDIPMLPAAMITAVGSFAILELQRRGYRSLEAGIAAMILIVVLAFAFQVIVAKPDMGAVAVGMFTPKFEGVDSILLAAGILGATVMPHAIYLHSSLTQNRIVGVNEAEKKQIFKLEFIDIIIAMIIAGAVNLAMVIVSAALFFKNGLVVEDLDVAFQQFSHLAGPVTAISFGLGLLIAGLSSSSVGTMAGDVVMQGFINKRINLYLRRAITIIPPLAIIGFGVNPTKALVISQVILSFGIAFALVPLVMFTSNRQIMGGLVNRKMTAALGWIISGLVVSLNLFLVYQMFV from the coding sequence ATGTTAGAACAAACTTTAGTTGAACAACCACATATAAAACAACATAAGAACTCCATTTCAGCGCAAGCCGTACTTAATGGGGAGACAAAAGGAATAAAAAGATTACTTCCTTTCTTAGGCCCAGCATTTATCGCTGCTGTTGCTTATCTGGATCCAGGTAATTTTGCCACCAACATTACGGCGGGTTCAAAATATGGCTACCTCTTATTATGGGTGATAGTGGCCTCGAATTTAATGGCCGTTCTTATTCAGGCGTTATCCGCCAAGCTGGGTATTGCTACAGGCAAGAACTTACCTGAGATCGCTCATGATCGATTTCCGAAGAGTGTATCGATCTTCTTATGGATTCAAAGTGAATTGGTGATTATTGCAACGGATCTAGCGGAGTTTATCGGGGCGGCTTTAGGACTATATCTATTGTTTGATATACCTATGCTGCCTGCAGCAATGATCACTGCCGTTGGTTCTTTTGCTATCTTAGAGCTTCAGCGCCGGGGCTACCGCTCACTTGAGGCCGGAATTGCTGCAATGATTCTTATTGTCGTTTTAGCATTCGCATTTCAAGTTATTGTAGCTAAACCAGATATGGGTGCTGTTGCTGTAGGCATGTTTACACCCAAGTTTGAAGGGGTGGATAGCATCCTTTTGGCCGCAGGAATTCTAGGTGCAACAGTGATGCCACATGCGATTTATTTACATTCATCACTTACTCAGAATCGTATCGTAGGAGTAAATGAAGCGGAGAAGAAACAAATCTTTAAACTGGAATTCATAGATATTATCATTGCGATGATTATTGCAGGTGCAGTGAATCTGGCGATGGTGATTGTCTCGGCGGCATTGTTTTTCAAAAATGGGCTGGTGGTTGAGGATCTGGATGTCGCGTTTCAGCAATTTAGTCACTTAGCTGGGCCAGTAACAGCGATCTCGTTTGGGTTAGGACTACTTATTGCGGGACTATCGAGTTCGTCTGTAGGAACTATGGCTGGTGATGTCGTGATGCAAGGCTTCATCAACAAAAGAATTAACCTGTATTTACGTCGTGCGATTACGATTATTCCACCTTTGGCTATCATCGGCTTTGGTGTAAATCCAACGAAGGCACTCGTTATCAGTCAGGTGATCTTGTCCTTTGGGATTGCATTTGCCCTGGTACCACTGGTTATGTTTACAAGCAATCGTCAGATTATGGGCGGGTTAGTGAATCGTAAGATGACAGCTGCTCTTGGGTGGATCATCTCCGGTCTGGTTGTATCGTTAAACTTGTTTTTGGTCTATCAAATGTTTGTATAA